CAAAGCTCGCTCTGCGCTGGCGCAGCCAGAAGAACATGgcaaagagagcaaagcacGCAGCACAAAGCACAATTATGATGATCAGTGCCAAATGTTTTTGCCATTCTCTTCGTTgagcagccaaagaaaaaagaaaaagaaaaaacttcaCGTTTCGGCAAGCCGAACTTAACATATTCTCACAGAAGAAGCATAAGCAATATTTTTGGTTGCTAATTCTGCTAGGGtatgcaattgcaattgtgaTAATCCAAATCCGTATCGCCCGCCGCCTCATCTCATTACGTAATAATATGTCTCGTATGCATTTTAACACCACCAAACCAcagcaaaatatatacacacacatccttatatattatacatatcaATATATATCTATACAATTTAATCTATATATAGTTTGATTAAAACGTGCAAAACCCTTTTGATATGCATATTTCTACtgtacccacacacacacacacccacatcaatcagtcaatcaaacaAAGTTTTTGGTACTGCACGCACCATGACATATTTTGGCGTTGCAAGCGACATGTGCTAACCAAGTGTCCCCAATCTTCCTTTCGCCTTCGTTGTTGCAGGTGAGAAACCGTTTCATTGCGGCTACTGTGAGAAGTCCTTCAGCGTGAAGGACTATCTCACCAAGCACATACGGACGCACACCGGCGAGAAGCCGTACACCTGTCCGTATTGCGATAAGCGCTTCACGCAGCGGAGCGCCCTCACGGTGCACACGACCAAGCTGCACCCGCTCTAGGGCAGGCCTGGCGGGGGCCGTCTacccgctgttgctgccgacCCCGATAAGCGGTCGACGACGTAGAGGAGCACCACACCACTCCCTGTGGAGGGTGTGGCgatcagtggcagtggcaatatACAAGGAGCAGTAGCGATAAGCAGGAGCAACAAACTAGAATGAAAGACCTTTTCAaagacgacacacacacacacaaacacaagaagTTAACTGAAGCGGAGCAACGCAACCAACGACTGGCAAATCTCCTCAGAAGGGATGCTAGATACTAAATTACTAAATTAGATTTTCGTtttcaaacaaatcaaagttgTACTAAACCCTAGTGTACTTTTCTAGAATCTTTAAGTCAATGCAATCGATTTTTGATTCAATTTGGTTATGTAGatgtttgcaattttatttttttatttactatatatgaatatcGTATATCATTTTTGTTATTCTATGAGATTTTATATGGTGACTCCTTAGCGCACACTCACGCACCCACGCGGcgctatatatatatatatatacacacaaaaacacacacacacacatctattATTTATGCGTATATATAAAGAGAGACAACTATTTTTTATTCATATACTTTGTGGCAATATTAATTTTATCTCAAACTTGTTTGTAAAACGttttaaaaaaacaaagaagggAGCACTCAAGTCTACGCGCAAACTTAAATTATTTCttaaattatacatttatgtattcGAACTCAAACAAcactaaattatttatttttcataaaaacaaaaacactatTCGAAATTTTTACTCAAACCatgaacaacaaaacaaaaaaacactcaagAAACCAAATCATTTCTTAACTATTTGCATACGAGCAGGATCTCgtttgttttggctttaaaaactttatttacttttaatcTGTTTAGCTTGTTTTACTCAAGAAATGTTAAccattgtttattttttaaattatttaagttAAAAGcgtcgcttttgttttgttacaCTAAACAGTGAGATTGTATAAAACTAAACCTTAaacttaaaactaaaaactaaaaaaaactataactaaatagagaacaaaacaaacaactaagcaattaattttacaaaattttgcattttttaacGCAAGTCAAAAAGTATTTAagggcaaattgaaaatggaaaaatctACGCTAAACGCAACACAGCTTTATGCGCCAAACTAgaacattaaacaaatttaacatAATCTAATCTAACAATTTATACAATTGATAATTTTGATAAACAAGCTTCAAGTTGTTTTTGtaacatatatacatatggatgtactTTATCCAAAAGCGAATCCAAAAGCATAATTTTTACCACTACTTAAAAGCGAtttttaaacaacaacaaaaaaaaaacgattaCTTGAACGAGTTGTACGTActaaaacaaactaaaactgtagcaaaaccaaaaccatgtacatttttataacATAGtgttatataattatataaaaaatatatatatactgtatGTAATATTAATGCATAATACACTCAAACAAATTGTCTACCTAAAATGGCACATAGCACAGCAACAAACGATGCGCAGCGCAtgtaaaaccaaaataaattctaAGTACTAAAACAactgtaatttttttttaagttttaaataaaCCGAGATGAGTTGACGatcaaaagcaacaaacaaacaaaccaacagaaacgaagacgaagacgaacaGCTTATCTAACCGCAAAACTAAGCAAATGAATTAACTAAGCTCTAAGTGAATATGAGAATGTATGAGTATGAATGATAATGGCATAACGAACTAATCATGTTGATAACGATACGTACTAAATACCAATTAACTATTAGATCTTAGCCACGAAAACCAATAACGAAGCCAGACAACACGCACACGAAAGTGAACACGTGAGTAAATGGAAGGTAAactgtaattaaaatgaagtttattatatacatatataactaGATATTATTATTGTGTATGTACGTACTTGCAATATAAATTTACGTGAGCGAAACCTAGTAAATATTCGAgcaatatttcaattatacataaatatatatacaagaTGAactatatataaaaaataaagtcCAACAATGTAGAAAGATTATATACGAAAAGAAAACGGTCCCACAAGTTTGATTTCACTGAGACTGGAGGAAGATGTGTTATAAAACTCACTGATATTTTTACTAAAGTATACAAATTATTggaatttctataatttaattttaggaACACGATCTATCAGCTTGCTGGAGCACATCCGATATTTATTGCCCACTGTAACCTGCAATCAATCCCCAAATAACTCCAAACACCACATTTACTTGAtcatttagtttagtttatttagtttttgttgcttgtttttctttctgttttaaTTACAATGAACGAATATTATGAACACTATCACacttttaaaatgttttcgggttttcattattttttatgttttttcttttttcgatCCTCTTTTGGGGTTGTAGTTTCATTTGCGCTGAGCAACTAATTTAGTATGCCTCTccttggtttttggtttttattgtaATGCTGAttacattcatatatgtatatatttttatatataatataagtagttatatatttatgtatgtatatgtcatatatattttttacacacacacttttgatCAAACGCAATCAAAAGGTTGGCTCAAAGTATTTTcatcaatttatttcatttctggggttttctataatttgttttaaatgctcaatttgttgcatgcatGTTGTATGTTTACCTAATTTAACCATTTGCCATGTTTTACTCGCtatctgtatatatttgttatatgtatatgtgtatatgtataccaTATCCCATATAAATGCCCGATGTAACTTTACTATACGTTTTCTATGGACTTGTTCTCCCCCCAAAAACATTCTAACGAGCGCATCCAAAAATGTATTGCGTACATTTGAAATGTATTcactttgtggtttattttttttcaaatcTACCGCCTTCGAAACAACGGATATTAAACATTCTCTGGGATTGGATCTAAAACTTGGGGAAATCAACTGCAAATGGGAATAATACTTGAGACAGAATTCGTTCGGCTAGTTAcgttacaaaaaaatgtacttaAGCATCTATTAAGCATTACCCACTCATCCTTTCGGATCTTTTCGATTTCATTCTGTAACTGCCACACAAAGTTAACAAGTGCCTCGGCTCTATCTTGAGTATGGCACGTACTGCACTTAGTATTTACACAAAAGTTTACACCGTTCGGTCTTGGATGGGAAAATGTAGGAATTACACgtatacaatatataatacaaatatatattattaggTAATTAGTAAGATGTAAAGTGTACGATAGTAGTGAGGGAATTTCATTACTAGATTTTAATGCCTATAAGCTCAAATTTACAACTGATTATTCACTGTtctttaaaaatgattttcgCTGTGCCCCCCTCTCCCAAACACGAGTATTCTCCTTAATTTATAGAGAGACCTTCGGCTTGGTTAGGATATTCTACGAGTATTCGAGTGTTCGTTCGGTTGGATTCGAAATAATTGGCAAAAGAATCGAGTTTTAGTAACTGTTGAGGAACTTAGATGTTAAACTCAAAAGTGTGTAGTAGGAATAGGTCTATCAATAATTAGTTTCTTGTCGTTTACTCCTTTGTTTTAGATTTAGTTTTATCGTTTACCTACGCAGGTGGGCTCTGTTTAATCGCTCTCTTTCGTACAACTTTGCTCGAAAtcaatcgaaatcaaattgaGAGAAATGAACAACGTAAAATCATCTAAAAGTTTATCAAAATTGTACAAAACTCATCTGCTCTTTCCATTTCTTATCTCTCCACAATACTTCTatcctttttttattaaataaagtaatgtttttttattgtttgtgttttgtgtttgcctttgttcagtttgctcttttgtttggttttgttgtttttctttcattgcGAAATTAAAGTAATCCttttattgtttgtgtttttttttttttttttttttttttttgctatatATTACCTATGCTGCACCCTAATACTcccatacatatacatacacatagatatctacacatacaaacatgtACTATCGTATCCTTTAATACTTATATACAAATCCTTCTTGTCGCTGGAATATCGTTTACTTCCTTACTTCGAGTGAGAGACAATAGAGTGCGAGACCATCGAATGGGAGAGCATTGAATGCGACACGCCCGATATTTCCGCATAGGTATCCGTCGGGCCCTCGGCACTGCATACGGAGTCCTCGGGTGTACGGGATGGCTCCGCCTCGGTGATCTCAATGTCCTGATGATGCTTGTTGCTGCGGTGTTTGGCACTTAGAGCCTGCGGAATAACGATCTCTTAGTACGTGACTTAAACTCATTGCAACTAAGTAATTCTAATTCGTTTTCGTGTGCATTCTGGTTAGACAAATGAAGTGCTATCTATGGACggacacatgcacacacacagagagtggggTACGGGAAGGGTAGGACTGGGGGTCTAGTTGAATAGACAAACGTGCGGCGGAGAtttctcatattttatttgaggTTAGTTTTAGGTACAGTCACAACACACATATTTTGTTAGGTTAGCTTGGTTAGGTTAGATTTActttagagagagagatgctgACATTCTTACCTTATCCTTGCTGCCCTTTTTCTacattgaacattttttggtATTGGTTTTAgttggtggttgtggtggtgggaTTCGAATATACGAGTATTGTACATAGTCATGACAAGAACAATGATATATATGTAGTTATATATTTAGTAATACAAGTCACATACAAGGGGAATCAGTTGAGAAGtatagagacagagacagagactgatagcgagagagagagttagaggAAGAGAAAGATCTAGGGATAGCTTGGAATAGGCAGCATTATAGAATATTCAGAAACAATTGGTAGACACAATCTGAGTTCCCTATACCCCGTTCCTTCATTTTGGGTGATGTCATGTACAGTGAGCGCGATGACTACGACTACACCGTGGTGGACTGGTGACAGTTGGCTTGACCCCTGACTCGGACTCACCTGCAATGAGAAGCGACGATGACCCGCCTTGCGTCCACCGCGTCGTTTGCTAATGTGCGGATTGTCCTGTCTCAAGGTCTTGTTCTTCAAAATCTCAAGTTGTGTGTACAGTCTGAAAAGGAATAAGTACAGATATGAAACGGAAGAACAGCGATCGATGGGTACTACCTTTTGAGTTCAGCGCGGATATCCTCGGGACTCATTTCGGATATGGTCAGCTCACCGATGTCGGGGTCACCCAGGCAAAGGCCTGCGTAGCCACCGCCCAAACGTTGGCCGGCATCGTGTGAAGCACCCTTGAAAGCATCCACAGGTAAACGTATTGATAGATCATACGCTAGCGAACGAACCTGCAAGCTATGAAGATGCAACAAACACCGCAAACCACACTCAGGAAGTAAAACGTAAACCGAACTCAAACCGAGAGCAAGTACACAAGTATATAGAAAGAAGgagcaaaaatatatagagacTCGAAACTGAAGATCGAAACTGTGCAGTGGATATGTAGGTGAATGAGTGCTGAGTGAATGAGTGATTGAGTGTTGTGTTTGAGATGGAGTAGAGTGGGGATTTTCTGCGATCATTGGCTATGGGTTTGTCTGATGTTGTGCTGGAAATGagataaacaaagttcaaAGGAAATCAAAAACGGAATATAAAACTTAACAAAGTTGGACTTTAGCTATAGAAGactacacagagagagagagagtttcaggttgagagacacagacagcgagagagagagagaggcgtgAGGCGAGTGGAAGTAAGTAAATTCTGGGAATGCTAGTAGTATTTTGTAGGTATATGCGTCGTATTGGGGATTTTGAAAGGAAATCGATTTTTGTCATAGTTTTTCTAGTTGATTTTTGATTAACTTGTTagcattgtttttttttttgcgtacAAAAGACATGCAAAACTCAACAGGACATGCAAAGAAAAGTGTgctggaaaataaaatgtcaTGCAAAATCAAGTGCAGGTGCAAAGTTCGCAAATTTAACTAAAGACAAACATTCGGGGGACAAAACGACACACTTGCAGCAACTTCATAGCTTGACTAATAATTCATCAAAATGTTAGCTTAATActaaaattatgttaattttgtTATACTCCAAATCAAAAGTAAGacaaacaaccaaaaccaaatgaaataattaattgtttttagcaaaagcaacaaagctCTTGTTACGTTTTAGTTGAACAAAAATCGTTTCCTCAGCAAATTTTCAATATTACGAGACCAAATACAACTCTATCGATGGCAACGATAAATGGCAACGACGATGACAACCCTGACGGCGACGGACAAAAGCACAAAGCGCACACATGTATATGGGGTAgggggcagagagagtgaCTAAAGTACCGCTAAGTAGAGTCTGTACTCGTAACGCCACACAATTGCCTACGCTCCTTGTTTGAAACGAAAAATGAAACCCAAACGAAATTAAGAgtaaaacataaaattaaaacaaaagagctTCAATCAACTGAAGAGTGTCGAAAACGTTGGGTTACCTGTTTGTGTTGATACCACAGTTTTGGCACAAATATCAGACCCAGGGCAAAGCTGTTTGTCAGCTGGGAGCGCACGAAGAGGGCCAACAGTATGGCGCTGGGACTCATTTCCGGTAGGTAGACAAAGCGCAGAAAGTAAAAGCTGGACGAGACGAGGAACTCCAGCGTGAGGGCGGTGACCAGAAATTGTCGTTCCTGCCGTGGGCGAAAGGAAATTACTTGTAAATGCATTTGACCCACTTGGAATCCGCTTAGGGTCTCCGCATCTCACCCGGAACTGAGTGTTGGCATTGCGACTGGCTATGGAGAGGTGCAGGCCGAAGCACAGGATGAGTATCTCGCTGGTCTGCGTCACCAGCTCCCACTTGAGCGGATGGCAGGTGTTGGTGCTCGCCTCGCGCAGACTCTCCAACTGGGCGCTCTCCAGCAGGTCCAGCGACGAGGCCGTGAAGGCGGACATGTAGCACACCACAGCGAACACCATGGCGCCCAGATACTTGAGCAGATCCACGTCGCGCAGCACCCAGCGGTGTGCCTTTCGTGTCCTAAAGTCCACCAGGTGGCGGTACAGCTTCAGTATGATGGCGCCGTAGCAGGTGATGAATCCCAGCTCCCGCAGCCAGGGCTCCAGCAGGCAGCGCTCGGTGGAGGCGGGAAAGAAATGGACGGCAACCTGTAAGGGAATGAGTTTAGTAGGGAATGGGTGAATCAGCAAAAAAGATCACTCACAGATGCATAAAGTAAAACAATTCCCAGCAGTATCGTCTCCAGCACAGTCCACATGCCCGAGGCAATGGCCTAGAAAGTCAAAAACATGAGAAAGGAACGCACAAACACTGCACCAGGAAACGCACCTTGCTCTTGCGCTGTCTGAAGACAATCACACCCAGGACGACACAGCACAGGATACAGGCGCCCAGGACAATGGCCACCAGCAGACGCAAACAGGCATCCATATTGagggcctcctcctcctggaaGTTGAGGCACACACCATGCTGGTCGCAGTTTGAGCAACCGCCTGGACACGGAATGCACGAGTAGTTGTCGTAGCCCTCGGACAACTCCACAACATCGCCTCGGAAGCCCTGCAGCGTAGAGTTTGGCAGATAGAAGGACTCCCGGCAGAGGCACGTGTACACATCCCGCGTGGCCGCCGGTTTGTTCTCCGTGAGCAGGCAGAAAGTAGTATTTCGATCGCAACTGCAAGAGAAATAACTCATCAATCATTCAC
The sequence above is a segment of the Drosophila subobscura isolate 14011-0131.10 chromosome U, UCBerk_Dsub_1.0, whole genome shotgun sequence genome. Coding sequences within it:
- the LOC117900719 gene encoding probable G-protein coupled receptor 179 isoform X1, whose product is MEMCIEKKAKKSKKSKNETAESSMQQQQEQQSNKDNIYQKKCHQNQTKTQGKQTHKSKSSIKSSSDCSNNNNNNNQRDRDHLKKQQENQRTKLKTKATSSKGSSDANRSCVVVSSSIIKSSKVNASSNVSSHAINNNNNCCTQLNTLYLLLVLLIVGLAHHSATASPYESRRDALLAYYKRAHLQQQSAARGAVAVAASVTYAGGPSQSLEEYHLHDASAVDFDELTPTVSVVSALSRAERLRKRSPIPTTPSTASTTVTATAAEGAAITTAEAAAEAASSSSKKPEEKCDPKVLEMVPDEPFYDFTDIAEDAARQFIEFLSNKFPNANTPIAIDESTRAEVSRRANSIASYALNEDENLLAFAIAAPSIHTVVVKFRDNVTIPPDQVHNKAFLGSYWRELGAAWNSSDGTQEWGAPFRDCNLLTRRWLWPFRISFTEHRIKIVAAAFIAADEDVCNDGLEEVFGRRHGCDRNTTFCLLTENKPAATRDVYTCLCRESFYLPNSTLQGFRGDVVELSEGYDNYSCIPCPGGCSNCDQHGVCLNFQEEEALNMDACLRLLVAIVLGACILCCVVLGVIVFRQRKSKAIASGMWTVLETILLGIVLLYASVAVHFFPASTERCLLEPWLRELGFITCYGAIILKLYRHLVDFRTRKAHRWVLRDVDLLKYLGAMVFAVVCYMSAFTASSLDLLESAQLESLREASTNTCHPLKWELVTQTSEILILCFGLHLSIASRNANTQFRERQFLVTALTLEFLVSSSFYFLRFVYLPEMSPSAILLALFVRSQLTNSFALGLIFVPKLWYQHKQVRSLAYDLSIRLPVDAFKGASHDAGQRLGGGYAGLCLGDPDIGELTISEMSPEDIRAELKRLYTQLEILKNKTLRQDNPHISKRRGGRKAGHRRFSLQKKGSKDKALSAKHRSNKHHQDIEITEAEPSRTPEDSVCSAEGPTDTYAEISGVSHSMLSHSMVSHSIVSHSK
- the LOC117900719 gene encoding uncharacterized protein LOC117900719 isoform X2, which translates into the protein MEMCIEKKAKKSKKSKNETAESSMQQQQEQQSNKDNIYQKKCHQNQTKTQGKQTHKSKSSIKSSSDCSNNNNNNNQRDRDHLKKQQENQRTKLKTKATSSKGSSDANRSCVVVSSSIIKSSKVNASSNVSSHAINNNNNCCTQLNTLYLLLVLLIVGLAHHSATASPYESRRDALLAYYKRAHLQQQSAARGAVAVAASVTYAGGPSQSLEEYHLHDASAVDFDELTPTVSVVSALSRAERLRKRSPIPTTPSTASTTVTATAAEGAAITTAEAAAEAASSSSKKPEEKCDPKVLEMVPDEPFYDFTDIAEDAARQFIEFLSNKFPNANTPIAIDESTRAEVSRRANSIASYALNEDENLLAFAIAAPSIHTVVVKFRDNVTIPPDQVHNKAFLGSYWRELGAAWNSSDGTQEWGAPFRDCNLLTRRWLWPFRISFTEHRIKIVAAAFIAADEDVCNDGLEEVFGRRHGCDRNTTFCLLTENKPAATRDVYTCLCRESFYLPNSTLQGFRGDVVELSEGYDNYSCIPCPGGCSNCDQHGVCLNFQEEEALNMDACLRLLVAIVLGACILCCVVLGVIVFRQRKSKAIASGMWTVLETILLGIVLLYASVAVHFFPASTERCLLEPWLRELGFITCYGAIILKLYRHLVDFRTRKAHRWVLRDVDLLKYLGAMVFAVVCYMSAFTASSLDLLESAQLESLREASTNTCHPLKWELVTQTSEILILCFGLHLSIASRNANTQFRERQFLVTALTLEFLVSSSFYFLRFVYLPEMSPSAILLALFVRSQLTNSFALGLIFVPKLWYQHKQVRSLAYDLSIRLPVDAFKGASHDAGQRLGGGYAGLCLGDPDIGELTISEMSPEDIRAELKRLYTQLEILKNKTLRQDNPHISKRRGGRKAGHRRFSLQALSAKHRSNKHHQDIEITEAEPSRTPEDSVCSAEGPTDTYAEISGVSHSMLSHSMVSHSIVSHSK
- the LOC117900719 gene encoding probable G-protein coupled receptor 179 isoform X3, whose protein sequence is MEMCIEKKAKKSKKSKNETAESSMQQQQEQQSNKDNIYQKKCHQNQTKTQGKQTHKSKSSIKSSSDCSNNNNNNNQRDRDHLKKQQENQRTKLKTKATSSKGSSDANRSCVVVSSSIIKSSKVNASSNVSSHAINNNNNCCTQLNTLYLLLVLLIVGLAHHSATASPYESRRDALLAYYKRAHLQQQSAARGAVAVAASVTYAGGPSQSLEEYHLHDASAVDFDELTPTVSVVSALSRAERLRKRSPIPTTPSTASTTVTATAAEGAAITTAEAAAEAASSSSKKPEEKCDPKVLEMVPDEPFYDFTDIAEDAARQFIEFLSNKFPNANTPIAIDESTRAEVSRRANSIASYALNEDENLLAFAIAAPSIHTVVVKFRDNVTIPPDQVHNKAFLGSYWRELGAAWNSSDGTQEWGAPFRDCNLLTRRWLWPFRISFTEHRIKIVAAAFIAADEDVCNDGLEEVFGRRHGCDRNTTFCLLTENKPAATRDVYTCLCRESFYLPNSTLQGFRGDVVELSEGYDNYSCIPCPGGCSNCDQHGVCLNFQEEEALNMDACLRLLVAIVLGACILCCVVLGVIVFRQRKSKAIASGMWTVLETILLGIVLLYASVAVHFFPASTERCLLEPWLRELGFITCYGAIILKLYRHLVDFRTRKAHRWVLRDVDLLKYLGAMVFAVVCYMSAFTASSLDLLESAQLESLREASTNTCHPLKWELVTQTSEILILCFGLHLSIASRNANTQFRERQFLVTALTLEFLVSSSFYFLRFVYLPEMSPSAILLALFVRSQLTNSFALGLIFVPKLWYQHKQGASHDAGQRLGGGYAGLCLGDPDIGELTISEMSPEDIRAELKRLYTQLEILKNKTLRQDNPHISKRRGGRKAGHRRFSLQKKGSKDKALSAKHRSNKHHQDIEITEAEPSRTPEDSVCSAEGPTDTYAEISGVSHSMLSHSMVSHSIVSHSK
- the LOC117900719 gene encoding probable G-protein coupled receptor 179 isoform X4, which encodes MEMCIEKKAKKSKKSKNETAESSMQQQQEQQSNKDNIYQKKCHQNQTKTQGKQTHKSKSSIKSSSDCSNNNNNNNQRDRDHLKKQQENQRTKLKTKATSSKGSSDANRSCVVVSSSIIKSSKVNASSNVSSHAINNNNNCCTQLNTLYLLLVLLIVGLAHHSATASPYESRRDALLAYYKRAHLQQQSAARGAVAVAASVTYAGGPSQSLEEYHLHDASAVDFDELTPTVSVVSALSRAERLRKRSPIPTTPSTASTTVTATAAEGAAITTAEAAAEAASSSSKKPEEKCDPKVLEMVPDEPFYDFTDIAEDAARQFIEFLSNKFPNANTPIAIDESTRAEVSRRANSIASYALNEDENLLAFAIAAPSIHTVVVKFRDNVTIPPDQVHNKAFLGSYWRELGAAWNSSDGTQEWGAPFRDCNLLTRRWLWPFRISFTEHRIKIVAAAFIAADEDVCNDGLEEVFGRRHGCDRNTTFCLLTENKPAATRDVYTCLCRESFYLPNSTLQGFRGDVVELSEGYDNYSCIPCPGGCSNCDQHGVCLNFQEEEALNMDACLRLLVAIVLGACILCCVVLGVIVFRQRKSKAIASGMWTVLETILLGIVLLYASVAVHFFPASTERCLLEPWLRELGFITCYGAIILKLYRHLVDFRTRKAHRWVLRDVDLLKYLGAMVFAVVCYMSAFTASSLDLLESAQLESLREASTNTCHPLKWELVTQTSEILILCFGLHLSIASRNANTQFRERQFLVTALTLEFLVSSSFYFLRFVYLPEMSPSAILLALFVRSQLTNSFALGLIFVPKLWYQHKQGASHDAGQRLGGGYAGLCLGDPDIGELTISEMSPEDIRAELKRLYTQLEILKNKTLRQDNPHISKRRGGRKAGHRRFSLQALSAKHRSNKHHQDIEITEAEPSRTPEDSVCSAEGPTDTYAEISGVSHSMLSHSMVSHSIVSHSK